The Nomia melanderi isolate GNS246 chromosome 4, iyNomMela1, whole genome shotgun sequence genome segment ttatctaatgTAAAATATACTCGGACACGTTGCAATTAAAAGAGcgcattatattaaaaatttggagTACCTCTTTATTCATAGAAATTGAATTACAGAATTTTCACATTTATATTACAAAGTTCCCAGGGGAGACTTGTATTATAGGGTTGTGAGCAATGTAAGTTTCTCATTGAGTTGAAGTTGGGTTTTTATTATCTGCGAGAGTGCAACAACCATTAGTAGATCCTTTACGTTACTATTAAACATTTCGTCGAATTGATCGCTCGACATTTTGGGCACGGAATGTACCATATCCAGAAGAGCGCGGCCAacctaaaaattttaattaaatcgttaTTATACGAACATTTTTGTTTGACAAAAcatggaaaaaatggaaaaaattaagTACTTGATTATCTGGTGGTTGCTTGGAATTAAGTACATCGTCAACATATTGAAGTATTTGCTCCAACATAGATGAAAGTTTAGCACTAGCTTCTGCAATTTGAGCAAGATCCATCATTGGTTCTATACCATGACGTGCTTTCATGCCAGCTATTTGTGCATGTGCAGGTAATTGAGTCTTAGAACAAAGCTGTAGTCCAACAATTTCTGGTTCATAGCAAGTAATCTGAATgacaaataattatattttgtaagcCCATGAAAGTtacatttcatataaaattgtaggattcatttcaattataatagaCAATATACCTGTACTTTCACCGGTGTGAACATGGAACCTTGTTTCCCGTTAGGTACCCCTAATGGCACACATACGTAAGCCTTAATCGCCATTCTAGTTGTATTTATAAGTGTTGTATCGACTGTCAAGTGGACAGGATTGTTGCATTCGCGTACATAATATTCGTGTATAACCGAAGAATGGGTGGTGACCTGTAAGATTTGTTAAGAATTAAAACTGTTCTATACTATTTGGTAACATATGTGAATCATACAAGGTGATTTACCTCGTTCCCGGTTGCCCACCACCCAACAATATTTTCCTGTCCATTGACCCTATGATTTAAATCGTATAAATCAATTCCATAAGTCAAATCGGCTTCCACTTGACTTTCTGACTCTTTATGGGGTACACAGAAGCAATTTGTTACTTCAACCATACCTTTCTCAGCTGTGCCTAAGGAgatcaattaaataatattaagcaGAGATCATTGAAGACTGTCAAAGTAATTGATGTATTAACTTTACATAGTAGAACCAATATTATGTTTATCATTGAATTATCGTTTAGCGTATTACCTAATAATGTCCCAATAACACGATGGGACTCGGCTTTTCGACGTTCATAAGCGTCAACAACTTGAAAAAGAACCACAGGATGAACCTTCACGGTTAGGTTAAGCGCCATGTTTCACCTTACTTGTGTTCCACTCACGAGGAAAAGGAACTTCCAAACCCACGTTGCTTACTTCTTATTTAGCCGCgtttacaaatacaaattattcactcggcaaaaaaaattaaaagaagagaataataaagtgacattttaataaaaataatgacgaTTATGTGGTGTATCGGTTTAAGAATGAAATTCGACGAAACTATTctgaattcttaaaaatataagcGGTACGGTATATCCGTTAAGCCGTACTTTCAACGGCGTGTCGttgatacattttaaaatttcgagaTTATCAAACAATGTGTGTCTGGTAGGCGTGATTTTCGATACTAACTGCTGTTACTATAGTCGGTTGAATTGATGGCTGTTACAGTGTTTAGT includes the following:
- the eIF3f1 gene encoding eukaryotic translation initiation factor 3 subunit f1; translation: MALNLTVKVHPVVLFQVVDAYERRKAESHRVIGTLLGTAEKGMVEVTNCFCVPHKESESQVEADLTYGIDLYDLNHRVNGQENIVGWWATGNEVTTHSSVIHEYYVRECNNPVHLTVDTTLINTTRMAIKAYVCVPLGVPNGKQGSMFTPVKVQITCYEPEIVGLQLCSKTQLPAHAQIAGMKARHGIEPMMDLAQIAEASAKLSSMLEQILQYVDDVLNSKQPPDNQVGRALLDMVHSVPKMSSDQFDEMFNSNVKDLLMVVALSQIIKTQLQLNEKLTLLTTL